Within Metabacillus sp. KUDC1714, the genomic segment CTGGTGGAGCTGAAAAATTATGGGAGTCAGAGAAAGCTGCAAAAAGAACTCTTAATAGTGTACCACTTGGACGACTTGGTACACCTGAAGAAATTGCCGCGCTTGCCGCATTTCTTTTATCAAAGGATGCTGCTTATATCAATGGAGAATGTATCACGATGGATGGTGGACAATGGTTGAATCAATTTCCTTTTTAATATACAGATAAGAAATGGGTTCGCTGCCTGTTTCTTTTTTATGGAGAAAAATGCTAAGAATTTTTGAGAAGATAAGTAGTTAATCGTTTGTGAGGAAACGTAGTTTTATCCAACTTAACATGCCTATTTTATGGTATAATCATACATACTCTATATAGATATAGGTGAGGGGATTGCAATGGATCCATTAGATGTATTGACGAATTTAGATAAGGTTATACCATATTACCAAGCAATTTTCAGTGCGGATGAACAACGAGTAATCGGCTATGAAGTGTTAGGAAGAATCGAGGATAATGGAAAAATTCACAGTTTAGGACCATTTTTTCAAGATGAAAATGTTCCAGATGAATATCGGATTGAAATTGACGACTATATAGTACATACTGCGATTGATGAATTTTTAATGTTGAGGGACCCTGAACTTCTGCTTTTTATTAATCGCGACGCAAATTTACTGATGATTGATCATGGTGAAAGCTTCCTTCAAATATTATTAGAAATGCAAGATTCTGGATTAAAACTAAAGCAAATAGTTCTTGAAATTACCGAGCATAATTTTAAAGGTGATACGGAACAATTATATCACCTTTTAACATATTACAGAACATACGGAATAAAAATTGCGATTGATAATATTGGAAAGGCAAGTAGCAACTTAGATCGAATTGGTATGCTGTCTCCGGATATTTTAAAAATTGATTTACAGCCATTAAGATTAACATCACCTTCCCAATCTTATTATGATGTACTTTATTCAATTTCAATTTTAGCGAGAAAAATTGGTGCTACCCTTTTATATGAGGATGTAGAAGTTAATTTTCAGCTACAATATGCATGGAAAAATGGTGGTAGGTATTATCAAGGGTATTTTTTAAATAAGCCAAAGAGTCATTTTATTAATCGAGATGAATGTAAAGACAG encodes:
- a CDS encoding EAL-associated domain-containing protein, with the translated sequence MDPLDVLTNLDKVIPYYQAIFSADEQRVIGYEVLGRIEDNGKIHSLGPFFQDENVPDEYRIEIDDYIVHTAIDEFLMLRDPELLLFINRDANLLMIDHGESFLQILLEMQDSGLKLKQIVLEITEHNFKGDTEQLYHLLTYYRTYGIKIAIDNIGKASSNLDRIGMLSPDILKIDLQPLRLTSPSQSYYDVLYSISILARKIGATLLYEDVEVNFQLQYAWKNGGRYYQGYFLNKPKSHFINRDECKDRLKQEFQYYISAEKKKLERLYHFTENFHQRIHQLLSKIGKQYDDYNQLLKELSIQLDDCCFRIYICDEDGFQQSVNIYKKNGWEIQPQYYLNNWSWRPYFLANIMKMRFNKKGFLSDVYSDIEKGDLIRTFSYPLNKDHYLFIDLSYEFLYDQEGLL